The genome window GGCCCCACGCAGTTGCCGGAGGGTCCGCCGCAGCACTGACGCCGCGTGTGCCGGCGTCGTGTTTCAAACACCCTCTCGCGGATAGTCCGGAAAGGTGTCGGCGCACTGGCCAACCGTTCCCGGGAGGGTTCGGCAGTGAGCCCACCGCAAACGGCCGTCCGGTCGACAAGCGGCTCGGGCGGCCGAATGCGATGCGAACCGATGCCGCGGCGGATCGGCAGGGCGGATCGGCAGAGCGGAACGGGCAGGACGGATCGGCCGGGTCCGGGCATCAGGCGCTGTCGGAAAGGGCCTCCTCACGCACACGCGCACAGCATCCGCTGAGCAGGCGCGAGACGTGCATCTGGGAGATGCCGAGCTGGCTCGCGATGCGGCTCTGGGTCATCCCCCGGAAATAGCGCAGATAGAGGATGGTTCGCTCGCGCTCGGGCAGGGAGCGCAGACACGGCTTGACGGCCTCCCGGTCGACGATCAGGTCGTAGCCGGCGTCTGAGTCGCCGAGGGCGTCGCCGAGCGCGTAGCCGTCGTCGCTGCCGGCGACCTCCGCGTCCAGGGAGAGCGCGGTGAAGCTGTCCATGGCTTCCAGTCCCACCCGAACATCGTCCTCGCTGAGGTGCGCGTGCTCGGCGATCTCTGCGACGGTCGGGCCGTGCCCCGGGGTCTCCTGTCCGATCTCCTTGACGGCCGCCCGCACCCGGTTGCGCAGGTCCTGAACACGCCGCGGTACGTGCAGGACCCACATGTGGTCCCGGAAGTGCCGCTTGATCTCACCGGTGATGGTGGGAATGGCATAACTCTCGAACGCGTAGCCGCGCGCCGGCTCATAGCGGTCGACCGCCTTGACCAGCCCGAGGGCGGCCACCTGGCACAGATCCTCGACGGACTCGCCCCTGCCTCTGTAGCGCCGGGCGATGCGCTCGGCCATCGGCAGCCACGACCGGACGATCTCGTCGCGCAGCGCCTGCCGCTCTGGGCCGTCGGGCAGCCCGCGCAGCTGAGCGAAGGCGTCGGTGGTGTCAGGGGCGTCGTCGTGCGGGTGTTGCTTGGCCTTGACCGTGATGCGCATGTGCTTTTCAACTCCCTCGAGGGGCTGATTGGACAGTCACCATGGGAGGGCGCACTCACGGAACAGGCACGAGGAACACACCCGGGGCCGGTGAGCCAGCTCCCACGGACGTGCCTCCTGTCCGAAGCACTAATCAGCCCATTCCCGACTTTCTGGACGACAAACAATTTCTCGGACAGAGTGACGGTCGGCGCTCACCCGACTGCGGGAAGCAGCCATACGGTGGCCAGGGGCGGAAGGGTCAGACGGATACCGTGCCCGGGACCCTGTTCGGAGGCGAGGGGGGCCGGGTTGCGGACGCCGCTGCCGCCGTACGCCGCCGCGTCCGTGTTCAGCACCTCCTGCCAGGCGGGGACGTCGTCCGGGACGCCCAGGCGGTAGTCGTGGCGGACGACCGGCGAGAAGTTCGACACGGCCAGCAGAGGGCCGCCCTCCGCGTCGTGGCGCAGGAACGCGAACACGTTGTCGTCGGCGGCGTCCGGGACGACCCAGCGGAACCCGGACGGGTCGGTGTCGCGCTGCCACAGGGCCGGGGTGCGGCGGTAGATCGTGTTGAGGTCGCGGACCAGGTCCCGCACGCCCCGGTGGTCCGCCTCCGCCCCGTACTCCGGATCCAGCAGCCACCAGTCGAGGCCTTGGGCCTGTGACCACTCGCCGCCCTGGGCGAACTCCTGGCCCATGAAGAGGAGTTGCTTGCCCGGGTGCGCCCACATGAAGCCCAGGTAGGCGCGGTGGTTGGCGCGCCGCTGCCACCAGTCGCCCGGCATCTTGGACACCAGGGCCTGCTTTCCGTGCACCACCTCGTCGTGGGAGATCGGCAGGACGTAGTTCTCGCTGTAGGCGTACACCATCGAGAACGTCATCTCGTCGTGG of Streptomyces cynarae contains these proteins:
- a CDS encoding SigB/SigF/SigG family RNA polymerase sigma factor, coding for MRITVKAKQHPHDDAPDTTDAFAQLRGLPDGPERQALRDEIVRSWLPMAERIARRYRGRGESVEDLCQVAALGLVKAVDRYEPARGYAFESYAIPTITGEIKRHFRDHMWVLHVPRRVQDLRNRVRAAVKEIGQETPGHGPTVAEIAEHAHLSEDDVRVGLEAMDSFTALSLDAEVAGSDDGYALGDALGDSDAGYDLIVDREAVKPCLRSLPERERTILYLRYFRGMTQSRIASQLGISQMHVSRLLSGCCARVREEALSDSA